CAACATCTGAATTCATAATCATCACTGATCAGAGCTGCTCAAGTCTGACAACTTAATCTTAACTCTACTTAATCCACTCATAGCTTTTTCTGGACCACATCTGATAGTCTTCATCAGTGTATAGATCAGTTGTCTGATAAAGAATGTGAGatatcaaaaaaattgaaagctccagaaaaaaagataattacTAGCCCCTATATTAAGAGAATACGGTTTCCAAGGTCAAGAAGGGACTTACACTCCGTTAAGTCTCATGTcttcataaaataataaatctttCTTGTCTCAAATGCTGaccattaaaatgattttctgtTGAAAATCTATCTTAAAGCAATAGCTGGACATGTTgtaaaatatgcttatttgctttctagCGAGAACATTAACACCCTCTGGTATCAGTCTGTTCTATGTGAATCTAGAGTTAGAAAATGActtgcttagcttagcataaagatggGAACAGAGGGAAACCGCTATCCTAGCTCTGTTCAAAGGCAACAAAATCTACCTActagcacctctaaagctcaatttatatcttgtttgtttaatacgtacaaaaagaaaagtatgaaaacaacaaattgtaaGTATTTCTTGGCTGGGAGCTGGGACTTCCTGACGTCTAGTCACCAACATTTTGAAGCAACCAAAGGCCCAAAGTGACTGCTTTTGGCCAAGAAATTTAGCTCTTTTCTTATGGACAAAGCCAGGTTAGTTGTGTTcactctttatgctaagctacgctaacTGGCTGTAGCCTTGTAATTACCAGACAGTGTTACTGTTGAGATTTTACAAGGTGAAAACTTAAGGCATATGAATATTTTAGCCCTCAAGTTTGAAATCAAATCTCTTGTCACCAGGTGCACTTCCTATCATCCACATCACCCTTCTTTGCTACCCAGCTACACGACAGACCGCCTTGCTGGTCTACATCCTCCTGTCAGCCTACAGCATCTACTGTGCCACCACGGCCCGTACTAACGTCCTGCGCCTGCAAGCTTTCATCTGGCAGGGTCTGTTCCGCTTTGGTCTCTTCCTGTTCCGGGTGTTGGGCAGCGGGGTGGGCAGCCCAAACTCCCTGCGCCTATTTGTCATCATGGACACTCTGGCTGTAGTAGGCGGACTGGTCAACATCATCCAGATCCCTGAGCGCTTCCTTCCGGGCCTGTTTGACAACTGGGGCAATAGCCACCAGATAATGCATGTCATGGTGATTTGCTCAATTATCTACCTGCATTGGGGCACCCTGGAGGATTTAGCCTGGATTAGGACCTACCAGTGTCCTACTGAGGGATGAGAAGTGTATAAAGTACACAAACTCATGCCCTTAAGGCTCCATAATAGAAATGAGATTTAAGCTTCAATAAGGCAGTAAAATGAGAGGCATTTGTTTCAAAATTACTCTTTAGTAGTAGTTGCTGAAAATCTTCAAACAACTAATACTAAATTCGCTAATGAAAATCTTCAAGTTTGCAATTTGGCTTTTTGCAAGAGCAGACTAAGAGGAATTTACAGTGTTGTAACTGTTGATCTCAAATATCAAATTGAAAATCCTGAGAatacttgatttttttgttaaaatgcagTACTTTTGGATCATATTACCCATAACCaaaatagtttgggaaatgtaattattgtatttaataaatcctatatttttacattatgtttccaattgtgtttttattcttgcaTGATGCAAAGGTCTATGTAACAAAGTGAAATAACAAGTGGTtgatatattgtatatacacCGGTTTTTATTACTATGTTGGTcaaaatttaaacaattttcatTTGGACTTGGCAGCAAATGTTACATTCTTCTTCATTGGCATTCTTAACCTGCACcttttaaacacactgttaCCTTCAAaccaaaagcatcaaaaatggTATCAAATTATTTGAAATGATGGCCTCTTTACGGAAACAGCTGTGTAGATTAGACTTGAAAGAAGTGTGGATGTGACAAGAGTGGAATACATTGAGTATAACACAGCAGCTTTGTTTTATAACACACTGAGTCAATGCATTCTTGGGTTATTGGCAACACTGCATAACCTTAGTCTTCTTTTCTCCCAAATTCTGTCAAAATTAGTCATCGTCTGAGCTGCTGTCGTCCTCTGGCTCGGATAGGTCGGCAATGGGAAACCGCAAGATGGCAGCCACTCCACACAGCTGGGTCAATTCTGAGGAGACAGTCAATGGTAAATCAGCCAGAACCTGACACAACCGgctgattttattttcaagtaCAGAAGTGCAAAAAGCGCAAACAGTATAATAATAACTTCCAAAACACAAGATACACTCTCAGTGCCAAGAGAAATACTTTCAAAAGTactgtttaaaaatacacagagcTAAAGGATTGTAGCCCCACGGAGGAGAAAATTACGTTATGCCTCTTACCCACCTGTGTGGAAAAAATCTCTCCAAAGTACCTTTCTCCGCCGTGTCATGTTGTAAATTCAGATGGATTTTGATTGGCTCTCATTGTTTCTATCGTTTTTCAAATCACTCTAAATTTGATCCCAACAATATTGTTCGCTGTTGCGGTCGTTAAGGTTGTAGTGTGGATTCAGCCCTCCGCTTAAGTAAGAACAAtatttaatactgtatatttatagtTATCATTCTTGGTGTGGACAGCCCTTAATCCACTCTttcaatctgtctttttttttttttaaatgaggctGAAAGGAAAGCTGACAGGAAAGCCCAACTTTACttataataaaatcaaacaaagagaaatgtttcccCTCATCTTAAAATGTCATCTATCTCAAAAATCAATAATGGAGTAACCTACTTCCTTTTCCAGCTGCTGGAATAAATATGCAGAGCTGAGAACAAATTGCACAACACTGCATAAATTCATCTGAGAAGTAtttgatggttatttatttgtgctttcatGAAGTAAGCTTTATTTATCCCTCCCTACTGTACAATGACAGATTAATAGCTACAAAACATTAGTTCTGCTGGTATACAGACTGGAGTATGTGATGTTAGCTGTTCACTGAATATGACACCTgcccattttttttaagattatttttttgaggcttttccgcctttaattttttgacaggacagctaggtgagaaagaggagagagaacgGGAAGACATGGAGGAAATTGTCCCAGGTTGGACTCGAACCCTTGACCTCTGCTCTAACCAacgaaccaacccggccacagcCCTGCCCATTTCTGACTGTTATGCATTGTTCCCGGGTTGACCAAGATGATTTGTCATGACCAGGGATATACCCATGAAGACTGGCTTGGTTTGAAATTCCAAAAGATGGGTTGAACCCTAAACAGCCACACCAGCACGCTAGTATTAATCTTCACAATGTTGTAGACCACTTGCAGTTTGCTGCGTACAGACTACGTACTACTTTGTATCATGcacatacatttactgtatgcatTTACATGAATTCAATACATTCCACTAAACAACAGTTGGTGGCAGTGATGTGCTAAGAAGAATATCGTCAACACAATcggtaaagaagaagaagaccgcAACAAGCAGGATACCCACATTGCCTTTTAGTGAGGAacactaaatgtaaacattcTCAACGAAGTACCTTTATTTAATAAGTTGAATATGCTTGAAGAATGTTTtggacaaataaataatgtagtcatatgttttatttatatatacgcCAGCCTTGTTTTTATCAAGAGCGCTAACGGTAGTTATCATCACGGCTGTGTATATACCGCCCCATGCCAATGTAAACACAGCACTCTCTCTCCTGTTGAACACCATCAACAAACAGCAGCGGAACTACCCTGACGATGTCCATGTAATTGCAGGAAACTTTAATAAGGCCAACCTGAATACTGTAGACATGTCAAGTGTTCTACTAGAGGACAGAACACTCATGTTTACTCCAACATTAAGCATGCATTCAGAGCCATACCCCTCCCCCATCTTGGCCAGTCAGAACATCCCTCTCTCCTGCTCCCTCCAGCCTACACACCACTCAGACACAGTGCAAGGCCCACCATAAAGACTGTTACAACCGGGCTTGAAAATGCACTCTCCAAACTACAGGACTGCTTCAGCCAGACAGACTGGGACTTATTTATACACCAGGAGCTGGAAACATTCACAGGGACAGCACTGGACTACATCAAGTTCTGTATTGGAAATGTGACTGTGGACAAAATCATTTGGGTCTTCCCTAACCAGAAACCCTGGATGACCAGCCATGTCCGTACACTCCTTAGAGCCCGCAACGCTGTAATCAGGTCAGACGGACCTGAGAGTCTGGTTCTACTACATATCAAGGACTACCTCCCCCCAGACCTGGACTCCTATCAGTTTGCATACCGTGCAAACAGATCCACAGAGGATGCTATCGCTCTGCGCTGAGCCACCAGGAGCAGCAGCAAAACTACATGTGACCGCATGCTCTTTGTGGATTACAGCTCAGCTTTCAATACAACCATCCCGTACATTCTCATCACCAAACTGGTAAATCTCGACCTCCCCCCTCTCACATGTGCCTGGATAAAGGACTTTCTTACCAATCGGCCCCAGACGGTAAGACTGGGCCCCCACATTTCCTTCACTCGCACGCTGAGCACCGGCTCCCCACAGGGTTGTGTGCTGAGCCCCCTCCTGTACTGTCTCTACAACCACACTTTCCGGTTTCTCTGCATCCTTATTTCTGCTGACATCTCCTGGACGGACAACATCACCCCGGTCTTCAAGAAGGCCCAACAACAACTACACTTCCTGAGGGTTCTCAGGAAGCACAACATGgactccaacctgctgctgacctTTTGCCGCTCGTCCATCAAGAGCCTGCTTACGTACTGGATCACAGCACGGTACGGCAGCTGCACCgtggcagacagagagaggctgCAGAGAGTTGTAACGTCAGCACAAAAGATCATAGGCTCACCTTTCCCCCCCTGATGGGTATCTAAACCTCCTGCTGCCTCAGCAGAGCAGAACACATCATCAAGGACAGCGACCATCCTGGCTTTGATCCGTTTGTCCTGTTGCCCTCAGGAAGGCGCTACAGGTGTTTCAGAACAAGGActaacagactcaagaacagtttcttcccaaaaCCCATAACCACCCTGAACTCACTCGTGCACTGACTTCACTTTACAGCCTACCCCCGGCCCCCGGACTTTCTTCTTCCCACCTACTGTCTGATACTTATTTATAATACTTTAAAAACACGGAactctgtgcaatttcattacagtgaaatatttatatatttaatatttaatcatttaatttcattactgtgcaatatttaatactcaagacttttgatacaccaataactatattatttgcataatgtgttcACAAACcctttcttactattttataaatgtatacagtTGCTCTCAGGAGCAccctgttccccccccccccctttttttttctttcttcttcttctgcactacttatattttatgtttttatatccCGTAtagacactgtaaaggggttgcttcaatctcgttgcacaggtactgcattTGTGtataatgaacaaaacaaaaaaaaggggtTTTAACTTACGTTCACCAGACACATGAAGGCTTGAGAATATCCTGcatgaaaaattgaaaaaaatgatcagcTGGTTGCTCGACCAAGGATATATTGGGAATTCTTAAAGAATGTTAACATAGTCCGTCTTTTAAAAGGTCATTGTTACCTGACATTGCCTCCGCCATTGTCTCGCACGCTGTCCACCAACCGAACGTAACGATTCCTCGTGGTGACATCCTGATGTCTGGACATACAAATGGACACACATGAAGCATGCACTGTTACACAGAACAGATTTACCGGACTGTGTTTACATCCCTGTTTGAAACCAATAGAGTTACAGGAGTAGCTGAAGGTATATTAGCATAGCTGAAAATTAAAGGCATGAAATTTGATGTGACTTTTGTATCTTTACATTATTCTGATGGCATACATGTttgagacatacagtacatttgattTTGGATGGACAGAAATTAGACAATCCAGAAGAAAACTGTTAATAGCtaaagatttattttggcaGCAACTAACCTGctctgtgtgtttaaaatagATAACCTAAAGAATGACTCAGCATTTACCTGAACAGCTTGTCGCTTATCAACAAAGTGTCGATGGCGAGGGCGTCAGCAGCTTTCTCCACATGAGCTAGTCTGTGAAAGCAGAGATAGAAAGATATAAAAGTTGTTGATTATCAGTGTGAATGAATTAGGACTCTGTGGGTCGATTGGGAAGACTTCCTGTTGACTGTTCAAGTCCATCATCACTCACCCATAGAAGGCTCTGTCAGGCTCATGCTGGAGCATCTTGTAGAAATCTTCCAGGGCTTTTACTTCTCCGGCTGCCTGAAAGTTAAACATACATCCCagtcacttttttgttaatcagATTATCAAGCAAGCTGACAAATCACAGAATGCATAGTCACCTTGGTATCAGAAAGCCTACTTGTCACAGTGGGGTCAGAAAGGATTTCtgcaaaacaagcattttaCTAAGTTTTCACTTTTTGATGAGATTTGATTGTTTAATTATCAGGGCGCACCAGCTCGTACCTTTGAGTGAGTACTTATGACCTGATGATGAGTGGACCAGCATGAATTTGGGCCGATTCTCCAGCAGGATCTTGTTGTCCTGTCGCACCGCCTCTTTAAAAAGGTAGGTGATGAACTGGTCCTTCACAAACCCTGGACTGGCAACCAGTATGCACTTCACCACTAGTAGCAGGCAATGAAgagaaatcaaaatcaaaatgttgataATGTTTGACAGAAACAAGCAAAGATTATAGGGCAACCAATACAAACcacaaaaatccccaaaacatgACATGCAGCGCAGTAGATGAGAGGCTTACCGCAAAGCAACACATGGTagggaaaacaaattaaaaagggaGAAGTGTGTGACACAAAACAGGAAGATACAGTAAGTGTAAGTGTGTCAATGTCTACACGGCAGCACTACCATCAAAATTGATATGGCGAAGAATTGCCTGCATCACAGCCTCATAGAACCTCTCCAGAGCCTGcaaacagagagacaaggaGTTTGACATCAGCCTTCTGTGACAAATACACAAAGTCCCAATGCTGAGGGACtgtgttaagaaaaaaatggcatGGTCGTCTAAATGCGGATTCTATTTGAGATGATAAAATAGAATTAGAAATAACAGTAAGCCTTAGTTTCACAtgttaattacaaaaaaataaaaattatgaaaaatgtgattgtttTGTAGATTTTACTGTACCCTATTTTGCTGACTTTAGATGagacaatacatttaaatgtgttaaatatatCTAATTGTGTACATCTGTcagcctttttttaatgaatactTCTTGAGGATGACAACGGTCTGAATAGAACATGTGATGCAAAAGGAGAGGATTGTCTCATAATTAGAGGTGGTCGAGCTAACACACTACCTACTCTTGCTGACTTTATCCTCCCATCAATCTtcccaccatccatccatccatccattcatccatttattcatttatctttACATCACCGTCATAAAATCCTTTGTCTAAGTTTAGTACAACTGTGCAGTTACAGAAACCTGACCTACCTTTTCGTGCTGAGTGCAGCTCCCCCTTCTCTTGCGAGGAATGGTGACCTCCACTTTTGCACGGAGAAGAGTCATAGCGGGGGTCACCAGCACCAGGTTGGCCAGACCCTCCTGCATCACCACAGCTGCCACATCTGCCTTCTGGGTTGCATCACATGCCTGCTCTAAATTGTAGACAAGGCAACAATGAATGTGAGGTAGTACTTTGTTATGTTATCAACAAATGTTGTACTGTTACACTGGTAACTGTAGTTGAGTTATTACTTAggatttcaaaaacactttttacttAGAAGTTATTGTGGCAAAGATTACAGCAGCACTGACTCAGTGGACCTCCAGTCCTTCAAATACATAAACCCCATCTGTAAGTCTTCCCTCCTGTTTCTCCCTATTCTGTTCCAATGGCAACACTCTCTCTTGGTTGgcaatgtaaataaattaaacaagagGATTGTGCATTTTCTGTAATATATGCGTATATATGTCAGGTACTgtcattatattatatatatatttgacatTTGGACTTACGGTGTTGTTTTAACCATATTAGCTTGGT
This sequence is a window from Etheostoma cragini isolate CJK2018 chromosome 21, CSU_Ecrag_1.0, whole genome shotgun sequence. Protein-coding genes within it:
- the pelo gene encoding protein pelota homolog translates to MKLLQKDIEKDNAGQVTLMPEEAEDMWHTYNLLQVGDSLRASTIRKVQTESPTGSVGSSRVRTTLTLSVTTIDFDSQACQLRVKGTNLEENQYVKMGAYHTIELELNRKFTLAKKSWDSIVLDRIEQACDATQKADVAAVVMQEGLANLVLVTPAMTLLRAKVEVTIPRKRRGSCTQHEKALERFYEAVMQAILRHINFDVVKCILVASPGFVKDQFITYLFKEAVRQDNKILLENRPKFMLVHSSSGHKYSLKEILSDPTVTSRLSDTKAAGEVKALEDFYKMLQHEPDRAFYGLAHVEKAADALAIDTLLISDKLFRHQDVTTRNRYVRLVDSVRDNGGGNVRIFSSLHVSGEQLTQLCGVAAILRFPIADLSEPEDDSSSDDD
- the LOC117937335 gene encoding progestin and adipoQ receptor family member 4-like isoform X1, with the protein product MVLYKGPRLLDFAKTPQYLQFNKYVLTGYRPVSTAQDCLRSLFYMHNELGNIYTHGIPFFLFLVVLPLSIPWMEVDSVWICVVHYVACLCPTVGSVVYHVFMNHEGGEHVYDTLLSLDMFGVCLVNTLGALPIIHITLLCYPATRQTALLVYILLSAYSIYCATTARTNVLRLQAFIWQGLFRFGLFLFRVLGSGVGSPNSLRLFVIMDTLAVVGGLVNIIQIPERFLPGLFDNWGNSHQIMHVMVICSIIYLHWGTLEDLAWIRTYQCPTEG
- the LOC117937335 gene encoding progestin and adipoQ receptor family member 4-like isoform X2; translation: MVLYKGPRLLDFAKTPQYLQFNKYVLTGYRPVSTAQDCLRSLFYMHNELGNIYTHGALPIIHITLLCYPATRQTALLVYILLSAYSIYCATTARTNVLRLQAFIWQGLFRFGLFLFRVLGSGVGSPNSLRLFVIMDTLAVVGGLVNIIQIPERFLPGLFDNWGNSHQIMHVMVICSIIYLHWGTLEDLAWIRTYQCPTEG